In the Lysinibacillus sp. PLM2 genome, one interval contains:
- a CDS encoding glucosaminidase — protein sequence MIKKSLGLVLASVLTFSIVSPTESYANDISNHQMVTELTYWANKGVILPDAKGNYNPNRKVTRGEFASYIARALDLPLSTKYTFSDLKGASLTREVQNAAGAGILSGYPDGTFRPNDQITRQQMAGMLYNALKYLNVPLEEAPLTFKDNERIYYSFEKGVATSVHYNIIRGSHTDSGVYFNPKDSATIAHAAAFLFRMYHEAEKYNQPDEGNEQPPEEAVKQVYYVGKIENGTITKNPTMYQTYSEALAALDASSSLNLIYFGNNIIKAPSGLAYAADTSANTTSVYAYNNFVEQISYVTEGRELKYNGTGVNSKGEVYVIVQIGDVVGYAKPTDVSIIPTAAIENRDEYFITDGMLNHRIYNHVQGRSEGFYTVGPAADFMKSGETYYSFDGVHFFNKQMQEVGTYYPYFQFASVRKPSNYTAAELETMINKELELKQASGASKYANLTKESKLIGLGSYLKEMEEKYGVNALFILATAIHESDYGISAKAKDINNLFGIKVYDHDPLKTGEKYAEPKDSVFAFVNYLLNANYLPQNGDYRNEGAVPGNKTVGVNVNYASDPHWGSKVAGHMYRMDSRNGFKDYEDGQIGMVMASAGSVNTRVEPTTNSTIAYSYDQKRPGQSGEFGYPVVIADKTEAADGYVWYKVYSDATPPYTASSPQFVWIRSDLVNVLD from the coding sequence ATGATTAAAAAATCACTAGGCTTAGTACTTGCTAGTGTCTTAACTTTCTCAATTGTTAGTCCAACAGAATCATATGCTAATGACATCAGTAATCACCAAATGGTAACTGAATTAACATATTGGGCAAATAAAGGAGTTATTTTACCAGATGCTAAAGGAAACTATAATCCAAATCGCAAAGTGACACGTGGTGAATTCGCGTCGTATATTGCTCGAGCATTAGATTTACCACTCTCTACGAAATATACTTTTTCAGATTTAAAGGGTGCTAGTCTAACTAGAGAGGTCCAAAATGCTGCTGGTGCTGGAATTTTAAGTGGTTATCCAGATGGTACTTTTAGACCTAACGACCAAATTACCCGTCAACAGATGGCCGGTATGTTATACAACGCACTTAAATATCTAAATGTTCCGCTAGAAGAAGCACCATTAACTTTTAAAGACAATGAACGAATTTATTATTCATTTGAAAAAGGTGTAGCAACATCTGTTCATTACAACATTATTCGCGGTTCACATACGGATTCCGGTGTTTATTTCAATCCTAAAGATTCTGCAACAATTGCACATGCAGCAGCATTCTTATTCCGTATGTATCATGAAGCAGAAAAATACAATCAACCGGATGAGGGTAATGAACAACCACCAGAAGAAGCTGTAAAACAAGTTTACTATGTAGGAAAAATTGAAAATGGTACTATAACAAAAAATCCAACAATGTATCAAACATATTCAGAAGCTTTAGCTGCACTGGATGCATCATCATCATTAAACCTAATTTACTTTGGTAATAATATTATTAAAGCACCAAGTGGACTAGCATATGCGGCTGATACTTCTGCAAATACAACTTCTGTTTATGCATATAATAATTTCGTTGAACAAATTTCATATGTTACTGAAGGTCGCGAATTGAAGTATAACGGTACTGGAGTTAATTCAAAAGGCGAGGTTTATGTAATTGTACAAATTGGTGATGTTGTAGGTTATGCAAAACCTACTGATGTTAGTATTATCCCAACTGCTGCAATTGAAAACCGTGATGAATATTTCATTACGGATGGTATGTTAAACCACAGAATTTATAACCATGTTCAAGGTAGATCTGAAGGTTTTTATACTGTTGGACCTGCTGCAGATTTCATGAAATCTGGAGAAACATATTATAGCTTTGATGGTGTTCATTTCTTTAATAAACAAATGCAAGAAGTTGGTACTTACTATCCATACTTCCAATTCGCATCTGTTCGTAAACCATCAAATTATACAGCTGCAGAACTTGAAACAATGATTAATAAAGAGCTTGAGCTTAAACAAGCCTCTGGTGCTAGTAAATATGCGAACCTTACTAAAGAATCTAAACTAATCGGTTTAGGTAGTTACTTAAAAGAAATGGAAGAGAAATATGGCGTTAATGCTTTATTTATCTTAGCTACAGCCATTCATGAAAGTGACTACGGTATTAGTGCTAAAGCAAAAGACATTAATAACCTATTTGGAATTAAAGTATATGATCACGATCCGCTAAAAACTGGTGAAAAATACGCTGAACCGAAAGATAGTGTATTTGCCTTTGTAAATTATTTATTAAATGCAAATTACTTACCACAAAACGGTGACTATCGTAATGAAGGTGCGGTTCCTGGTAACAAAACAGTAGGTGTCAATGTGAACTATGCTTCTGATCCACATTGGGGTTCAAAAGTTGCTGGTCATATGTACCGTATGGATTCTCGTAATGGTTTTAAAGATTATGAGGATGGGCAAATCGGTATGGTAATGGCATCAGCGGGTAGCGTAAATACGCGAGTTGAGCCAACAACAAACAGCACTATTGCGTATTCATATGATCAAAAACGCCCTGGTCAATCAGGAGAATTTGGTTACCCAGTCGTTATTGCTGATAAAACGGAAGCAGCGGACGGCTATGTATGGTACAAAGTATACTCTGATGCAACACCTCCATACACAGCTTCATCTCCACAATTTGTATGGATTCGTTCTGATTTAGTTAATGTATTAGATTAA